In the genome of Streptomyces sp. NBC_00190, one region contains:
- a CDS encoding MIP/aquaporin family protein, whose amino-acid sequence MSTSDIFIGETIGTALLTLLGGGVCAAVTLKSSKARNAGWLAITFGWGFAVLIAAYVSAPLSGAHLNPAVTVGLAIKNGDWSDTPVYFAGQLLGAMLGAVLMWITYYGQFRVHLSDPEHIRDAKLGPEDPHPHDQAGPVLGVFSTGPEIRNVVQNLTTEIIGTFVLVLAILTQGLQDGGKGLGVIGVLITSFVVVGIGLSLGGPTGYAINPVRDLGPRIVHALLPLPHKGGSDWGYSWIPVVGPLVGAAIAGGLYNIAFA is encoded by the coding sequence GTGTCCACCTCCGACATCTTCATCGGCGAGACCATCGGTACCGCCCTGCTCACGCTGCTCGGCGGTGGCGTCTGCGCCGCCGTCACGCTCAAGAGCTCCAAGGCACGCAACGCGGGCTGGCTCGCGATCACCTTCGGCTGGGGTTTCGCCGTTCTGATCGCCGCCTACGTGTCCGCCCCGCTCTCCGGTGCGCACCTCAACCCGGCGGTCACCGTCGGCCTGGCCATCAAGAACGGCGACTGGAGCGACACTCCGGTCTACTTCGCCGGACAGCTCCTCGGCGCCATGCTCGGCGCGGTGCTGATGTGGATCACGTACTACGGCCAGTTCCGGGTGCACCTCTCGGACCCGGAGCACATCCGTGACGCCAAGCTCGGCCCGGAGGACCCGCACCCGCACGACCAGGCCGGTCCGGTGCTCGGCGTCTTCTCCACCGGCCCCGAGATCCGCAACGTCGTCCAGAACCTCACGACCGAGATCATCGGCACCTTCGTCCTGGTCCTGGCGATCCTGACCCAGGGCCTCCAGGACGGCGGCAAGGGCCTCGGCGTCATCGGCGTCCTGATCACCTCCTTCGTCGTCGTCGGCATCGGCCTCTCGCTCGGCGGTCCGACCGGCTACGCCATCAACCCGGTCCGCGACCTCGGTCCGCGCATCGTGCACGCCCTGCTCCCGCTGCCGCACAAGGGCGGCTCGGACTGGGGGTACTCCTGGATCCCGGTCGTCGGCCCGCTCGTCGGTGCCGCCATAGCCGGTGGTCTGTACAACATCGCGTTCGCCTGA
- a CDS encoding glycerol-3-phosphate dehydrogenase/oxidase, producing MSSLQSVTALGTHPTAGSNASRAETREQLAKATYDLLVIGGGILGTSVAWHAAQSGLRVAMVDAGDFAGATSSASSKLVHGGLRYLQTGAVKLVAENHHERRVLAKDVAPHLVNPLTFYLPVYKGGPVGAAKLGAGVFAYSALSAFGDGMGKVISPARAAADNPGLKTDNLKAVAVYYDHQMNDSRVAVMTVRAAVESGAVVLNHAEVTGLRMTRGRVSGAELKDRLDGTEFGVDARVVLNATGPWVDHLRRMEDKHSMPSIRLSKGAHIVMKRKSPWKAAMATPIDKYRITFALPWEDQLLLGTTDEVYEGDPADVRATESDIQQILDEAAFSVKDADLDRSLMTYAFAGLRVLPGGPGGVEKAKRETVVSEGAGGMLSVAGGKWTTYRHIGRVVMDKLAKLPGSPLTDDMEPVKSLVRRIALPGVANPNAVAHRLLVDREPGTRMDPLTARHLASHYGSLAFDIARIANEDPALAERIHPDGPEIWAQVAYARDNEWAETVDDVLRRRTTVTVRGLDDEAVRARVQEMLSRKA from the coding sequence ATGAGCAGCCTGCAGAGCGTGACCGCACTGGGCACGCACCCGACCGCCGGTTCGAACGCGAGCCGCGCCGAGACCCGTGAGCAGCTGGCGAAGGCCACGTACGACCTGCTGGTCATCGGCGGTGGAATCCTGGGCACCTCGGTGGCCTGGCACGCCGCGCAGTCGGGTCTGCGGGTCGCCATGGTGGACGCCGGCGACTTCGCCGGCGCCACCTCCTCCGCCTCCTCCAAGCTCGTCCACGGCGGCCTGCGCTACCTGCAGACCGGCGCGGTCAAGCTGGTGGCCGAGAACCACCACGAGCGCCGGGTGCTGGCCAAGGACGTGGCCCCGCACCTGGTCAACCCGCTCACCTTCTACCTGCCGGTCTACAAGGGCGGTCCGGTGGGTGCGGCCAAGCTGGGCGCGGGCGTCTTCGCCTACTCCGCCCTCTCGGCCTTCGGCGACGGCATGGGCAAGGTCATCTCCCCTGCCCGTGCCGCCGCCGACAACCCCGGCCTGAAGACGGACAACCTCAAGGCCGTCGCGGTCTACTACGACCACCAGATGAACGACTCCCGGGTCGCCGTCATGACGGTCCGCGCGGCCGTCGAGTCGGGCGCGGTCGTCCTCAACCACGCCGAGGTCACCGGCCTGCGCATGACGCGCGGCCGGGTGAGCGGTGCCGAGCTCAAGGACCGCCTCGACGGCACCGAGTTCGGTGTCGACGCGCGCGTCGTGCTCAACGCCACCGGCCCGTGGGTGGACCACCTGCGGCGCATGGAAGACAAGCACTCGATGCCGTCGATCCGCCTCTCCAAGGGCGCCCACATCGTCATGAAGCGCAAGTCGCCGTGGAAGGCCGCCATGGCCACCCCGATCGACAAGTACCGCATCACCTTCGCCCTTCCGTGGGAGGACCAGCTCCTCCTCGGTACCACCGACGAGGTGTACGAGGGCGACCCGGCGGACGTGCGCGCCACCGAGTCCGACATCCAGCAGATCCTGGACGAGGCGGCCTTCTCCGTGAAGGACGCGGACCTGGACCGCTCGCTGATGACGTACGCCTTCGCGGGTCTGCGCGTGCTGCCCGGCGGCCCCGGCGGCGTCGAGAAGGCCAAGCGCGAGACGGTCGTCTCCGAGGGCGCCGGCGGCATGCTGTCGGTGGCCGGCGGCAAGTGGACGACGTACCGCCACATCGGCCGCGTGGTCATGGACAAGCTGGCGAAGCTCCCGGGCAGCCCGCTGACCGATGACATGGAGCCGGTGAAGTCGCTGGTGCGCCGGATCGCGCTGCCCGGTGTCGCCAACCCGAACGCCGTCGCGCACCGCCTGCTGGTGGACCGCGAGCCCGGCACGCGGATGGACCCGCTGACCGCGCGCCACCTGGCCTCGCACTACGGCTCGCTCGCCTTCGACATCGCGCGGATAGCCAACGAGGACCCGGCGCTGGCCGAGCGCATCCACCCGGACGGTCCGGAGATCTGGGCGCAGGTCGCCTACGCCCGTGACAACGAGTGGGCCGAGACGGTCGACGACGTGCTGCGCCGCCGCACGACGGTGACGGTCCGCGGTCTGGACGACGAGGCCGTACGGGCCCGGGTCCAGGAGATGCTGAGCCGCAAGGCATAG
- the glpK gene encoding glycerol kinase GlpK, with protein MTSSTGPFIAAIDQGTTSSRCIVFDRDGRIVAVDQKEHEQIFPKPGWVEHDATEIWTNVQEVVAGAIAKAEITAADVKAVGITNQRETTVLWDRNTGEPVHNALVWQDTRTDALCKELGRNVGQDRFRRETGLPLASYFAGPKVRWLLDNVEGLRERAEAGDILFGTMDSWVIWNLTGGTQGGVHVTDVTNASRTMLMNLHTRAWDEKIAESMGVPLNVLPEIKSSAEVYGHVKDGVLAGVPVASALGDQQAALFGQTCFAEGEAKSTYGTGTFMLMNTGDKIINSYSGLLTTVGYQIGDQKPVYALEGSIAVTGSLVQWMRDQMGLIKSAAEIETLASSVEDNGGAYFVPAFSGLFAPYWRSDARGVIAGLTRYVTKAHIARAVLEATAWQTREITDAMTKDSGVELAALKVDGGMTSNNLLMQTLSDFLDAPVVRPMVAETTCLGAAYAAGLAVGFWPDTDALRANWRRAAEWTPRMPAEQRDREYKSWLKAVERSMGWVDDEDAS; from the coding sequence ATGACCAGCAGCACCGGCCCCTTCATCGCCGCGATCGACCAGGGCACCACCTCCTCCCGCTGCATCGTCTTCGACCGCGACGGCCGCATCGTCGCCGTCGACCAGAAGGAGCACGAGCAGATCTTCCCGAAGCCGGGCTGGGTCGAGCACGACGCCACCGAGATCTGGACCAACGTCCAGGAGGTCGTCGCCGGCGCCATCGCCAAGGCCGAGATCACCGCGGCCGACGTCAAGGCCGTCGGTATCACCAACCAGCGCGAGACCACCGTCCTGTGGGACAGGAACACCGGCGAGCCGGTGCACAACGCGCTGGTCTGGCAGGACACCCGCACCGACGCCCTGTGCAAGGAGCTCGGCCGCAACGTCGGCCAGGACCGCTTCCGCCGCGAGACCGGCCTGCCGCTGGCGAGCTACTTCGCGGGCCCGAAGGTCCGCTGGCTGCTCGACAACGTCGAGGGTCTGCGTGAGCGCGCCGAGGCCGGCGACATCCTCTTCGGCACCATGGACTCGTGGGTCATCTGGAACCTCACGGGCGGCACCCAGGGCGGCGTGCACGTCACCGACGTCACCAACGCCTCGCGCACCATGCTGATGAACCTGCACACCCGGGCCTGGGACGAGAAGATCGCCGAGTCCATGGGCGTCCCGCTCAACGTCCTCCCGGAGATCAAGTCCTCCGCCGAGGTCTACGGCCACGTCAAGGACGGCGTCCTCGCCGGCGTTCCGGTCGCCTCGGCGCTCGGTGACCAGCAGGCCGCGCTGTTCGGCCAGACGTGTTTCGCCGAGGGCGAGGCGAAGTCCACGTACGGCACCGGAACGTTCATGCTGATGAACACCGGCGACAAGATCATCAACTCCTACAGCGGCCTGCTGACCACGGTCGGCTACCAGATCGGCGACCAGAAGCCGGTCTACGCGCTGGAGGGCTCCATCGCCGTCACCGGCTCGCTCGTCCAGTGGATGCGCGACCAGATGGGCCTGATCAAGTCCGCGGCCGAGATCGAGACCCTTGCCTCCTCGGTCGAGGACAACGGCGGCGCCTACTTCGTGCCCGCCTTCTCCGGCCTGTTCGCCCCGTACTGGCGCTCCGACGCCCGCGGTGTGATCGCCGGCCTCACCCGGTACGTCACCAAGGCGCACATCGCCCGTGCCGTCCTGGAGGCCACCGCCTGGCAGACCCGTGAGATCACCGACGCCATGACCAAGGACTCGGGCGTCGAGCTCGCCGCCCTCAAGGTCGACGGCGGCATGACCTCCAACAACCTGCTGATGCAGACGCTCTCGGACTTCCTGGACGCCCCCGTGGTGCGCCCGATGGTCGCCGAGACCACCTGCCTCGGCGCCGCCTACGCCGCCGGCCTGGCCGTCGGCTTCTGGCCCGACACCGACGCCCTGCGCGCCAACTGGCGCCGCGCGGCGGAGTGGACCCCGCGGATGCCCGCCGAGCAGCGGGACCGCGAGTACAAGAGCTGGCTCAAGGCCGTCGAGCGGTCCATGGGCTGGGTCGACGACGAAGACGCCAGCTGA
- a CDS encoding PAC2 family protein, translating into MIELEGVPELIDPVMVAAFEGWNDAGDAASGAVAHLDREWKGEVFAALDAEDYYDFQVNRPTVWLDNGVRKITWPTTRLSVVRIGGAKPRDLVLVRGIEPSMRWRSFCNEILGFAHELGVEMVVVLGALLGDTPHTRPVPVSGVTSDADLARTMDLEETKYEGPTGIVGVLQEACTHAGVPAVSLWAAVPHYVSQPPNPKATLALLNRLEDLIDIRIPLGELPEDARAWQLGVDQLAAEDSEVAEYVQTLEEARDTADLPEASGDAIAREFERYLRRRDPAAGPAAEPGDGSYLRDTSSGLTRPPKRKDSAAEEPPAAPPEPGDPGDDAPEAQGPPEAPEPPQA; encoded by the coding sequence GTGATCGAGCTTGAGGGCGTGCCCGAGCTGATCGACCCGGTCATGGTGGCCGCGTTCGAGGGCTGGAACGACGCGGGTGACGCGGCCTCCGGTGCGGTCGCACACCTGGACCGGGAGTGGAAGGGCGAGGTGTTCGCGGCGCTCGACGCCGAGGACTACTACGACTTCCAGGTCAACCGGCCGACGGTGTGGCTGGACAACGGGGTACGGAAGATCACCTGGCCGACGACGCGGCTGTCTGTGGTCCGGATCGGCGGCGCCAAGCCGCGGGACCTGGTGCTGGTGCGCGGGATCGAACCGTCCATGCGGTGGCGGTCGTTCTGCAACGAGATCCTCGGCTTCGCGCACGAGCTCGGCGTCGAGATGGTGGTCGTCCTCGGTGCGCTGCTCGGGGACACGCCGCACACCCGGCCGGTGCCGGTGAGCGGGGTCACCTCGGACGCGGACCTGGCGCGGACGATGGACCTGGAGGAGACCAAGTACGAGGGCCCGACCGGGATCGTGGGCGTGCTCCAGGAGGCCTGTACGCACGCGGGCGTCCCGGCGGTGTCGCTGTGGGCGGCGGTGCCGCACTACGTGTCGCAGCCGCCGAACCCGAAGGCGACGCTGGCGCTGCTGAACCGGCTGGAGGATCTGATCGACATCCGGATCCCGCTGGGCGAACTCCCGGAGGACGCACGGGCGTGGCAGCTGGGCGTGGACCAACTGGCCGCCGAGGACAGCGAGGTGGCGGAGTACGTCCAGACGCTGGAGGAGGCCCGGGACACCGCCGATCTGCCGGAGGCGTCGGGCGACGCCATCGCGCGGGAGTTCGAGCGGTACTTGCGGCGCCGTGATCCCGCGGCGGGCCCGGCGGCGGAGCCGGGTGACGGCTCGTACCTGCGGGACACGTCGAGCGGTCTGACGCGTCCGCCGAAGCGGAAGGACTCCGCTGCCGAGGAGCCGCCGGCGGCTCCGCCGGAGCCGGGAGATCCCGGGGACGACGCCCCGGAGGCTCAGGGCCCCCCGGAGGCACCTGAGCCCCCGCAGGCCTAG